One window from the genome of Aquipuribacter sp. SD81 encodes:
- a CDS encoding FAD-binding domain-containing protein — protein MVGTVGRDARGTRLPTPPRAAAEDPGAAAAWVAAHLGDLTLEGPDGVRASTAFRGGQPAADAALAGLDVTGYAARRNEVWPPERRGASRMSPYVRHGLLDLRSLWDRVADAPARDRQRYRDELLWQEYARHLHARTGRALARPLRHEPATGTGWSGEAWPERMACMATTTGELHRDGWLVNQTRMWLASQWTVRAGRDWRDGEDEFFRHLLDGSRAANRLGWQWTVGTGTGRPYGFSRWQVEKRAPQLCASCPLRRACPVEQWPDAPTPPRTVEPPGLARGDEGAALHGPAAVEHRGPPRAVWLTFESLGESDPALDAHPDLPVVVVFDAPLLARLRLSGKRLVFLTETVAHLATGHDVTVHRGRPGEVLRGAAVAVTHAPVPGFARRAAAVEPAETHPWPWLVRPGSGTVRSFTSWRKRARV, from the coding sequence GTGGTGGGCACGGTCGGGCGCGACGCACGTGGGACGAGGCTCCCGACCCCGCCGCGGGCCGCGGCCGAGGACCCCGGCGCCGCCGCGGCGTGGGTGGCGGCCCACCTCGGCGACCTCACCCTGGAGGGTCCCGACGGCGTCCGCGCGAGCACCGCGTTCCGGGGTGGCCAGCCCGCGGCCGACGCCGCCCTCGCCGGTCTGGACGTCACCGGTTATGCGGCGCGGCGCAACGAGGTGTGGCCGCCCGAGCGGCGCGGCGCGAGCCGGATGAGCCCGTACGTCCGCCACGGCCTGCTCGACCTCCGCTCGTTGTGGGACCGGGTCGCCGACGCCCCGGCCCGGGACCGGCAGAGGTACCGCGACGAGCTGCTGTGGCAGGAGTACGCCCGCCACCTGCACGCGCGCACGGGCCGCGCGCTCGCCCGCCCGCTGCGTCACGAGCCGGCCACGGGCACCGGCTGGTCCGGCGAGGCGTGGCCGGAGCGCATGGCGTGCATGGCCACGACGACCGGCGAGCTGCACCGCGACGGCTGGCTGGTGAACCAGACGCGGATGTGGCTGGCCTCGCAGTGGACCGTGCGCGCCGGTCGCGACTGGCGCGACGGCGAGGACGAGTTCTTCCGGCACCTGCTCGACGGCTCCCGCGCCGCGAACCGGCTCGGCTGGCAGTGGACGGTCGGGACGGGCACGGGACGGCCGTACGGCTTCAGCCGCTGGCAGGTGGAGAAGCGCGCGCCGCAGCTCTGCGCGTCGTGCCCGCTGCGCCGGGCGTGCCCCGTCGAGCAGTGGCCGGACGCGCCGACCCCGCCGCGGACCGTCGAGCCGCCGGGCCTCGCGCGCGGCGACGAGGGGGCCGCCCTGCACGGGCCGGCCGCCGTCGAGCACCGCGGCCCGCCCCGCGCGGTGTGGCTGACGTTCGAGTCGCTCGGTGAGAGCGACCCCGCCCTCGACGCGCACCCCGACCTGCCCGTCGTCGTCGTGTTCGACGCCCCGCTCCTCGCGCGGCTGCGGCTGTCCGGCAAGCGGCTGGTCTTCCTCACCGAGACCGTCGCGCACCTCGCCACGGGGCACGACGTCACCGTGCACCGGGGCCGCCCGGGCGAGGTGCTGCGGGGGGCCGCGGTCGCCGTCACGCACGCACCCGTGCCCGGCTTCGCCCGCCGCGCGGCGGCCGTCGAGCCCGCGGAGACCCACCCGTGGCCGTGGCTCGTGCGCCCCGGCAGCGGGACGGTCCGCTCGTTCACGTCCTGGCGGAAGCGGGCGCGCGTCTAG